In Brassica rapa cultivar Chiifu-401-42 chromosome A06, CAAS_Brap_v3.01, whole genome shotgun sequence, a single window of DNA contains:
- the LOC103827594 gene encoding probable ribose-5-phosphate isomerase 2 isoform X1 translates to MARAYDPLFITSDNSPIDVPSPSSSSMTLTKDELKRIAAYKAVDFVKSNMVLGLGTGSTAKHAVDRIGELLRQGKLENIVGIPTSKKTQEHALSLNIPLSDLDAHPVVDLSIDGADEVDPRLNLVKGRGGSLLREKMIEGASKKFVVIVDESKMVKHIGGSKMALPVEIVPFCWKFTAERLRRVMEGYGCEAKLRLGGEKGEAFVTDNGNYIVDMYLEKDMGDLSVVSDDILRLPGVVEHGMFLDMASTVIIAGELGVKIKNKHSSC, encoded by the exons ATGGCACGTGCGTATGATCCTCTCTTCATTACATCCGACAACTCCCCCATCGATGTCccctctccttcttcttcttcgatgaCATTAACCAAAGACGAGCTCAAACGAATCGCCGCTTACAAAGCCGTCGACTTCGTCAAATCCAACATGGTCCTCGGCCTCGGCACCGGCTCCACCGCCAAACACGCCGTCGACCGCATCGGCGAGCTTCTCCGGCAAGGCAAACTCGAGAACATCGTCGGGATACCCACGTCCAAGAAGACGCAGGAGCATGCTCTCTCTCTCAACATCCCTCTCTCCGACCTCGACGCGCATCCCGTCGTCGACCTCTCCATAGACGGCGCCGACGAGGTCGACCCTCGTCTCAACCTCGTGAAAGGCCGCGGAGGGTCTCTCCTCCGGGAGAAGATGATCGAAGGAGCTTCCAAGAAGTTCGTGGTGATCGTCGACGAGTCGAAGATGGTGAAGCATATCGGTGGAAGCAAGATGGCTCTTCCGGTGGAGATTGTTCCTTTCTGCTGGAAGTTCACGGCGGAGAGGCTAAGGAGAGTGATGGAGGGGTACGGGTGCGAGGCGAAGCTAAGGTTGGGAGGAGAGAAGGGGGAGGCTTTTGTGACGGACAATGGGAATTATATTGTGGATATGTATTTGGAGAAGGATATGGGAGATTTGAGTGTGGTGAGTGATGACATTCTGAGGCTACCTGGGGTCGTGGAGCATGGGATGTTTCTTGATATG GCTTCTACTGTTATCATTGCAGGTGAGCTTGGTGTCAAGATCAAGAACAAACACAGCTCTTGttga
- the LOC103827593 gene encoding uncharacterized protein LOC103827593, with product MEATLISSPASTSPLRFHPFVFSPNKMTTWRTQKKKMKMSVSAAASSGKDHYYGGGRLVDENMIVLRKRIHEMKMVERNYEPPSHWLDWEKRFYSSYDSVICDSVGLLQSFLMNSRPTVAIATLLLLLVSVPVSSSVLAFHLLDLLHWVLAATTSGHVG from the coding sequence ATGGAAGCTACATTGATCTCTTCACCAGCTTCGACTTCACCACTCCGGTTCCATCCATTTGTGTTTTCCCCGAATAAAATGACGACGTGGAGGacacagaagaagaagatgaagatgagcgTTTCTGCTGCTGCGTCTTCAGGGAAGGACCATTACTACGGAGGAGGGAGATTGGTGGACGAGAACATGATCGTTCTGAGGAAACGCATCCACGAGATGAAAATGGTTGAGCGAAACTACGAGCCGCCTTCTCATTGGTTGGATTGGGAGAAGCGTTTCTACAGCAGCTACGACTCTGTGATCTGCGATTCCGTTGGTCTTCTCCAGAGCTTTCTCATGAACTCTCGCCCCACCGTCGCAATTGCAACGCTGCTTCTACTTCTTGTCAGCGTTCCAGTTTCGTCCTCTGTTTTAGCGTTTCACCTTCTTGACCTTCTCCATTGGGTTCTCGCCGCCACAACGTCCGGTCATGTGGGCTGA
- the LOC103827594 gene encoding probable ribose-5-phosphate isomerase 2 isoform X2 has product MARAYDPLFITSDNSPIDVPSPSSSSMTLTKDELKRIAAYKAVDFVKSNMVLGLGTGSTAKHAVDRIGELLRQGKLENIVGIPTSKKTQEHALSLNIPLSDLDAHPVVDLSIDGADEVDPRLNLVKGRGGSLLREKMIEGASKKFVVIVDESKMVKHIGGSKMALPVEIVPFCWKFTAERLRRVMEGYGCEAKLRLGGEKGEAFVTDNGNYIVDMYLEKDMGDLSVVSDDILRLPGVVEHGMFLDMASTVIIAGELGVKIKNKHSSC; this is encoded by the exons ATGGCACGTGCGTATGATCCTCTCTTCATTACATCCGACAACTCCCCCATCGATGTCccctctccttcttcttcttcgatgaCATTAACCAAAGACGAGCTCAAACGAATCGCCGCTTACAAAGCCGTCGACTTCGTCAAATCCAACATGGTCCTCGGCCTCGGCACCGGCTCCACCGCCAAACACGCCGTCGACCGCATCGGCGAGCTTCTCCGGCAAGGCAAACTCGAGAACATCGTCGGGATACCCACGTCCAAGAAGACGCAGGAGCATGCTCTCTCTCTCAACATCCCTCTCTCCGACCTCGACGCGCATCCCGTCGTCGACCTCTCCATAGACGGCGCCGACGAGGTCGACCCTCGTCTCAACCTCGTGAAAGGCCGCGGAGGGTCTCTCCTCCGGGAGAAGATGATCGAAGGAGCTTCCAAGAAGTTCGTGGTGATCGTCGACGAGTCGAAGATGGTGAAGCATATCGGTGGAAGCAAGATGGCTCTTCCGGTGGAGATTGTTCCTTTCTGCTGGAAGTTCACGGCGGAGAGGCTAAGGAGAGTGATGGAGGGGTACGGGTGCGAGGCGAAGCTAAGGTTGGGAGGAGAGAAGGGGGAGGCTTTTGTGACGGACAATGGGAATTATATTGTGGATATGTATTTGGAGAAGGATATGGGAGATTTGAGTGTGGTGAGTGATGACATTCTGAGGCTACCTGGGGTCGTGGAGCATGGGATGTTTCTTGATATGGCTTC TACTGTTATCATTGCAGGTGAGCTTGGTGTCAAGATCAAGAACAAACACAGCTCTTGttga